A genomic stretch from Thunnus maccoyii chromosome 19, fThuMac1.1, whole genome shotgun sequence includes:
- the LOC121885708 gene encoding transmembrane protein 250 — protein sequence MPVIPIPRRVRSFHGPHTTCMHSACGSTHATKLVRTKYNNFDLYLRSRCMYSFLRFLLYFGCSLLTSLLWVALSTLFFLQYVSVRVLLRLQYKLSVILLLLGHRRLDFGVLNDLIIYSMQITMFLVGGLGWCFMVFVDM from the coding sequence ATGCCTGTGATCCCCATCCCTCGGCGGGTGCGCAGCTTCCATGGCCCCCACACCACCTGCATGCACTCGGCCTGTGGGTCGACGCACGCTACCAAGCTAGTGCGCACCAAATACAATAACTTTGACCTCTACCTGCGCTCACGCTGCATGTACAGCTTCCTCCGTTTCCTCCTCTACTTTGGCTGCAGTCTGCTGACCTCTCTGCTGTGGGTGGCGCTCTCCACGCTCTTCTTTCTGCAGTATGTCAGCGTGCGTGTACTCCTGCGCCTGCAGTACAAGCTTTCTGTCATTCTGCTTTTGTTGGGGCATCGGCGCCTGGACTTTGGGGTGCTTAATGACCTGATCATCTACAGCATGCAGATCACCATGTTTCTGGTGGGGGGGCTCGGCTGGTGCTTCATGGTGTTTGTGGACATGTAG
- the LOC121886078 gene encoding nucleus accumbens-associated protein 2: MSQLLHVEIPNFGATVLGSLNEQRLLGHYCDVSILVKGQAFKAHRAVLAASSLYFRDLFSTSTKTQFELPSSVTPACFEQILTFCYTGKLTMAASEQLVVMYTAGYLQIQHIVERGMDLMFKANSPHCDSQTAGSLEETGSEPQSPCNNGNGLAVAALLATPGWSPSLIMPHRKIKLEGADPTPLTIPSTQTKISSSELGSRLARASSLFYTTAGGTPIPGMPSYHLQGASGGGTGGGAGVERSSPGSSSLPTTDSPTSYQNEDEEFEEEPYDGITEDAYSHLYGRSANPYGIQDKPEMAAVPLALENRNCVLIRRDLVALPASLISQIGYRCHPKLYTEGDPGEKLELVAGTQVFMTRGQLMNCHLCAGIKHKVLLRRLLATFFDRNTLANSCGTGIRSSTSDPSRKPLDSRVLNAVKLYCQNFNPNFKESEMNVIAADMCTNARRVRKRWLPKIKSMLPDGMEVYRAGMGMGAAVGLGLALGGPQAGVHLPFEPDFKTLEQRLYPDRKDPLRTHPPLTEGSPGSGAAGAEAEGEGEGVVQEEQEEDEDEAGLEGVDGSLGAPSLIPGAEAGDCGDTPPEQEVESFGQGLRVNGQ; this comes from the exons ATGTCCCAGCTGCTCCATGTGGAGATCCCGAACTTTGGAGCCACAGTTCTGGGCTCCCTTAATGAGCAGCGCCTGCTGGGACACTACTGCGATGTATCCATCCTGGTCAAAG GTCAGGCGTTCAAAGCCCACCGGGCCGTTTTGGCTGCCAGCAGCCTCTACTTTCGTGACCTCTTCAGCACCTCCACCAAGACCCAATTTGAGTTGCCCTCCTCAGTCACACCTGCTTGCTTTGAGCAGATCCTCACTTTCTGCTATACAGGGAAGCTAACCATGGCAGCTAGTGAACAGCTGGTGGTCATGTACACAGCTGGCTACCTCCAAATCCAGCATATAGTTGAAAGAGGCATGGACCTAATGTTCAAAGCGAACTCACCTCACTGTGACTCGCAAACAGCAGGGTCCTTAGAGGAAACGGGATCCGAGCCGCAGAGTCCTTGTAATAATGGTAACGGTCTAGCGGTGGCTGCCCTTTTGGCAACCCCTGGTTGGTCTCCATCCTTAATCATGCCGCACCGTAAGATTAAACTAGAGGGGGCTGACCCAACACCCCTGACAATACCCTCGACACAAACCAAGATTTCGTCTTCGGAGTTGGGGAGTCGGCTGGCAAGGGCCAGTTCACTGTTCTACACAACGGCTGGAGGGACCCCCATCCCTGGTATGCCTTCTTACCACCTACAAGGGGCCAGTGGAGGtggaacaggaggaggagctggagttGAAAGGTCCAGTCCTGGATCGTCCAGCCTGCCCACCACTGACAGTCCCACATCCTACCAGAATGAGGATGAGGAGTTTGAAGAAGAGCCATATGACGGAATCACAGAGGATGCCTATAGTCATCTCTATGGACGTTCAGCTAACCCCTACGGGA TCCAGGACAAGCCAGAGATGGCAGCGGTGCCCTTGGCCTTGGAGAACCGCAACTGTGTGCTGATCCGCAGGGACCTGGTGGCACTGCCTGCAAGCCTCATCAGCCAGATAGGCTACCGCTGCCACCCAAAGCTCTACACTGAGGGCGACCCTGGGGAGAAGCTGGAATTGGTAGCTG GTACACAGGTGTTCATGACTCGAGGCCAGCTGATGAATTGTCATCTATGTGCTGGTATCAAACACAAAGTCTTGCTCCGGCGTCTGCTAGCCACGTTCTTTGATAG AAACACTTTAGCCAATAGCTGTGGGACAGGTATCCGTTCTTCTACTAGTGACCCCAGTAGGAAACCCCTGGACAGCAGGGTCCTCAACGCTGTCAAAC TCTACTGTCAAAATTTCAACCCTAACTTCAAGGAGAGTGAAATGAATGTGATTGCTGCTGACATGTGCACAAATGCAAGACGTGTCCGCAAGCGATGGTTGCCCAAGATCAAGTCCATGCTGCCTGATGGCATGGAAGTGTACCGTGCGGGAATGGGCATGGGTGCTGCTGTGGGCCTGGGCCTGGCACTGGGTGGCCCTCAAGCAGGGGTACACCTCCCCTTTGAGCCTGATTTCAAGACCCTAGAGCAAAGGTTGTATCCAGACCGCAAGGACCCTCTCAGGACTCACCCACCGCTGACAGAGGGCAGCCCCGGGTCTGGGGCAGCCGGAGCAGAGGCtgaaggtgaaggtgaaggAGTAGTCcaggaggaacaggaggaggatgaggatgaagcTGGGTTAGAGGGTGTAGATGGATCACTGGGGGCGCCATCTTTGATCCCAGGGGCTGAGGCGGGTGATTGTGGTGACACGCCGCCTGAGCAGGAAGTGGAAAGTTTTGGACAAGGTCTGAGGGTGAATGGACAGTGA